One window of Bifidobacterium pseudocatenulatum DSM 20438 = JCM 1200 = LMG 10505 genomic DNA carries:
- a CDS encoding NAD(P) transhydrogenase subunit alpha has translation MAETAEATVVFGVLNETSEHESRVALTPDIVTRLRKSGVNCLIESGAGVASHYVDEDYSKAGAQVVSADEVIARADVLGFVDRPSSALLGRVKQGTWIIGMLGSFTDADYVTAIEKAGLVGVAMEKLPRQLSSAQSMDEMTSQNSVMGYKAAIVAANAYGSFLPMMTTAAGTIRPAKVLILGAGIAGLQAIGTAKRLGAVVTAYDVRPASKGEVESLGAKFLDLGLDFSKGQGEGGYARALSAEEQAQQQAAVDQKAAGFDIVITTAKVPGRKPPVLLTKAGVAGLHRGAVIVDCAASDLGGNVEGSTVGTQVTENGVTIIGAPYLSSGVSTTASNLLSRNVADVLAHFVRDGKLAIDLNEELDNAMVVAGRGEEAKKEGE, from the coding sequence AGCCACCGTGGTCTTCGGAGTTCTCAATGAGACCTCCGAACACGAGTCTCGTGTTGCTCTGACACCGGATATCGTAACGAGGTTGCGTAAATCGGGTGTTAACTGCCTGATCGAATCCGGTGCGGGCGTCGCATCGCATTATGTTGATGAGGATTATAGTAAGGCCGGAGCGCAGGTCGTCTCCGCCGATGAAGTGATTGCGCGTGCCGACGTGCTTGGTTTCGTCGATCGTCCGAGCAGCGCGCTGCTCGGACGCGTTAAGCAGGGTACCTGGATTATCGGTATGCTCGGTTCGTTCACCGACGCCGATTATGTCACTGCGATTGAAAAGGCCGGTCTGGTCGGTGTTGCCATGGAGAAGCTGCCGCGTCAGTTGAGCTCCGCGCAGTCTATGGACGAGATGACTTCTCAGAATTCCGTAATGGGTTATAAGGCGGCCATCGTGGCGGCCAACGCGTACGGTTCGTTCCTGCCGATGATGACCACCGCCGCTGGCACGATCCGCCCGGCCAAGGTGCTTATTCTTGGCGCAGGCATCGCGGGTCTGCAGGCCATCGGCACCGCCAAGCGTCTTGGCGCGGTTGTCACCGCGTACGATGTGCGTCCGGCTTCCAAGGGCGAAGTTGAATCCTTGGGCGCGAAGTTCCTGGATCTGGGTCTTGACTTCTCCAAGGGTCAGGGCGAGGGCGGCTATGCCCGTGCGCTGAGTGCCGAAGAGCAGGCCCAGCAGCAGGCTGCCGTCGATCAGAAGGCTGCCGGCTTCGATATCGTCATCACCACCGCCAAGGTTCCCGGCCGCAAGCCTCCGGTTCTGCTGACCAAGGCTGGCGTGGCCGGACTGCACCGTGGCGCTGTGATCGTCGACTGCGCGGCAAGCGACCTCGGCGGCAACGTCGAAGGTTCCACCGTCGGCACCCAAGTCACTGAAAACGGCGTGACCATCATCGGCGCTCCGTACCTGTCAAGCGGCGTTTCCACTACCGCATCCAACCTGCTGAGCCGCAATGTGGCCGATGTGCTTGCGCATTTCGTGCGTGACGGCAAGCTGGCCATCGATCTGAACGAAGAGCTTGACAACGCCATGGTCGTGGCCGGCCGCGGCGAGGAAGCCAAGAAGGAAGGGGAGTAA
- a CDS encoding NAD(P) transhydrogenase subunit alpha, whose amino-acid sequence MDIVVAITLFVLALLIGVEVIGKVPATLHTPLMSGANSIHGIVIAGVVIVAAHATSPLAWVFIFLAAVLGTMNVVGGYVVTDRMLEMFKSDKGKKKEEEAK is encoded by the coding sequence ATGGATATCGTTGTTGCGATTACTCTGTTCGTCCTCGCGCTGCTGATCGGCGTTGAGGTTATCGGCAAGGTGCCGGCCACCTTGCATACTCCGTTGATGTCGGGCGCGAACTCGATCCACGGCATCGTCATCGCCGGCGTTGTTATCGTCGCCGCGCATGCCACCAGCCCGCTCGCCTGGGTGTTCATCTTCCTGGCTGCAGTGCTGGGCACGATGAACGTGGTCGGCGGCTATGTCGTCACCGACCGCATGCTGGAGATGTTCAAGTCCGACAAGGGCAAGAAGAAGGAAGAGGAGGCCAAGTAA
- a CDS encoding NAD(P)(+) transhydrogenase (Re/Si-specific) subunit beta — MGTMAEMLSTPLGVIEWFVYLLAAVMFVIGLHLMNSPKTARKGNMVSAVGMILAVVMAFIVLFAGEISNGFQHGVAVVLLIAGIIIGAVAGVVSAKKVKMTDMPQLVSVFNTVGGGAAALVALNDILTSEGTPSIVVLITAGLGIMIGSVTFSGSLIAAGKLQGIKWVKKLNLPGKGFWNILFAVLTVVSFVMLCVQPGQRLLWSVLTTVFALCYGLVFVIPIGGADMPVVISVLNACTGTAVAMSGLAINNIALIVAGALVGAAGVTLSIAMSKAMNRPLLSVLAGGFGGANAAAGAGEGPEGSMKETSADDLAVQLVYAEKVIFVPGFGLAQAQAQRELADLGVLLKNHGVEVSYAIHPVAGRMPGHMNVLLAEANVPYEELVDLDDINPQFPQANVALVVGANDVTNPAARKPGTPVSGMPILDVDKAQNVVVMKRGRGTGYAGIQNELYFEDNTQMLFGDAKASLQAVIAAVKELIN; from the coding sequence ATGGGTACCATGGCTGAAATGCTGAGCACGCCGCTCGGCGTCATCGAATGGTTCGTCTATCTGCTGGCCGCCGTGATGTTCGTTATCGGCCTGCACTTGATGAACTCTCCGAAGACCGCTCGCAAGGGCAATATGGTCTCCGCTGTCGGCATGATCCTTGCCGTGGTCATGGCGTTCATTGTGCTGTTCGCAGGTGAGATCTCCAACGGATTCCAGCATGGCGTTGCCGTTGTGCTGCTGATAGCCGGCATCATCATCGGTGCCGTCGCCGGTGTGGTTTCCGCCAAGAAGGTCAAGATGACCGACATGCCGCAGCTCGTTTCCGTATTCAACACCGTGGGTGGCGGCGCCGCCGCGCTTGTGGCTTTGAACGACATTCTGACCTCCGAGGGCACGCCTTCCATCGTGGTGTTGATCACCGCTGGTTTGGGCATCATGATCGGTTCCGTCACGTTCTCCGGCTCTCTGATCGCAGCCGGCAAGCTGCAGGGCATCAAGTGGGTGAAGAAGCTGAACTTGCCGGGCAAGGGCTTCTGGAACATTCTGTTCGCCGTACTGACCGTCGTATCCTTCGTCATGCTGTGCGTGCAGCCGGGCCAGCGTCTGCTGTGGTCCGTGCTCACCACCGTGTTCGCGCTGTGCTACGGTCTCGTGTTCGTCATCCCGATCGGTGGCGCCGATATGCCGGTGGTCATTTCCGTACTCAACGCCTGCACCGGTACTGCAGTGGCCATGTCCGGCTTGGCTATCAATAACATCGCTCTGATCGTGGCCGGCGCACTGGTTGGTGCCGCCGGTGTGACCCTGTCCATCGCCATGTCCAAGGCCATGAACCGTCCGCTGCTGTCCGTGCTTGCAGGCGGTTTCGGTGGTGCCAATGCCGCCGCTGGCGCTGGTGAGGGTCCGGAAGGCAGCATGAAGGAAACTTCCGCGGACGATCTGGCCGTACAGCTCGTATACGCCGAAAAGGTCATCTTCGTGCCGGGCTTCGGTCTGGCCCAGGCTCAGGCCCAGCGCGAGCTTGCTGATCTTGGTGTGCTCCTCAAGAACCACGGCGTCGAAGTCTCCTACGCCATCCATCCGGTGGCAGGCCGTATGCCTGGCCACATGAACGTGCTGCTCGCCGAAGCCAACGTGCCGTACGAGGAGCTCGTCGATCTGGATGACATCAATCCGCAGTTCCCGCAGGCCAACGTGGCTCTTGTGGTCGGCGCCAACGATGTGACCAACCCGGCCGCACGCAAGCCGGGCACCCCGGTCTCCGGCATGCCGATCCTCGACGTCGACAAGGCCCAGAATGTGGTGGTCATGAAGCGCGGTCGCGGTACCGGTTATGCCGGTATCCAGAACGAACTGTACTTCGAAGACAACACGCAGATGCTTTTCGGCGACGCCAAGGCAAGCCTGCAGGCCGTTATCGCGGCAGTCAAGGAGCTCATCAACTAA
- a CDS encoding MFS transporter, whose protein sequence is MKNSSAKTLQSSLCSANFILLVLGQGISLFGNTMLRFAMSMWVLDETASSTTFATVLAISVIPTILISPFGGVMADRVSKRAMMVALDIISGIVTLLATVFFALSGFNILAIAIMQVVLAVLDAMETPVVQSALPQIIGRESSTDLRRGAAIINQVQQLSQLLPSFLGGVMYGLVGIRPMMLITAACLMSAAMVECFIRLAKPLSNQDDAGICLLDVIIGDMHSATAFLLRKEPTVARLAGVCTWINLILTGFSSVSFPYIIRTTLGYDAATYGLCDGIIGIAGIAGTFIAGCFANRLKSRNAPSLLFVESLMLLPPAIAFLLPCSTQTKLIMLVLCTAAVIIAVDFLNLILVPSIQMRTPTALTGKVMAIISSLTICAQPLGQMLYGWLHAHCTVWLILLISALASLPLAWLARPLFAHLDDTISK, encoded by the coding sequence ATGAAAAACTCGTCAGCAAAGACACTCCAATCCAGCTTGTGCTCCGCAAACTTCATCCTGCTTGTACTCGGTCAAGGCATTTCCTTGTTCGGCAATACCATGCTCCGATTTGCCATGTCCATGTGGGTACTGGACGAAACCGCATCATCCACGACCTTCGCCACCGTGCTGGCCATATCCGTCATTCCGACCATACTTATTAGCCCATTCGGAGGTGTTATGGCCGACCGAGTAAGCAAACGTGCCATGATGGTGGCGCTCGATATCATCTCAGGAATCGTCACACTGCTCGCGACTGTGTTTTTCGCACTATCCGGATTCAACATTCTCGCCATCGCCATCATGCAGGTAGTGTTGGCAGTACTCGATGCCATGGAAACTCCCGTCGTGCAATCCGCACTGCCACAAATCATCGGAAGAGAGTCCTCCACTGATCTTCGCCGAGGCGCGGCCATCATCAACCAAGTGCAGCAGCTCAGCCAATTACTCCCGAGTTTCCTAGGTGGCGTGATGTACGGGCTGGTCGGCATTCGACCGATGATGCTCATCACCGCAGCATGTCTTATGTCGGCAGCCATGGTTGAATGCTTCATCAGACTCGCAAAGCCCCTATCGAATCAAGATGATGCCGGCATCTGCCTGCTCGACGTCATCATTGGCGATATGCATTCGGCGACCGCTTTCCTGCTTCGCAAGGAGCCGACCGTAGCACGATTAGCCGGTGTTTGCACATGGATCAATCTGATACTGACTGGATTCAGTTCAGTAAGCTTTCCTTACATTATTCGAACTACGTTAGGCTACGATGCGGCGACATATGGTCTATGCGATGGCATTATCGGCATTGCCGGCATAGCGGGAACATTCATCGCTGGCTGTTTCGCCAACCGTTTGAAATCACGAAACGCCCCTTCGTTGTTGTTCGTGGAAAGTCTTATGCTGCTCCCACCGGCCATCGCCTTCCTGCTTCCATGTTCAACGCAAACCAAGCTCATCATGCTGGTGCTCTGCACTGCGGCAGTCATAATCGCCGTTGATTTCTTGAACCTCATTCTCGTACCATCTATTCAGATGAGGACACCAACCGCGCTTACAGGCAAGGTCATGGCCATTATTTCATCATTGACGATATGCGCCCAGCCACTCGGGCAGATGCTTTACGGATGGCTGCACGCACATTGCACGGTTTGGCTTATTCTGCTGATTTCAGCACTGGCATCACTACCCTTGGCATGGTTGGCTCGCCCACTGTTTGCGCACCTTGACGATACGATTTCCAAGTAA
- a CDS encoding TetR/AcrR family transcriptional regulator, which produces MARNAHPEVTRQRILDAAKKLFAQKGYERTTIQDILDELEDLSKGAIYHHFKNKEAMLHALVDSDNERLLPQANQEDGSRNGLQKLRNSLMMQITDTEHMTLMRDAFPLLNDPKILAENLRIWRTDSTKIAYDFIQEGLRDGSITTEYPQEAAELFSLLFNYWLAPNFYPITTLSEFKHRIHGLGLIMDSLGVPLIDHDSDMEDRLAEGFFLLASNPQ; this is translated from the coding sequence ATGGCGCGCAATGCGCACCCTGAAGTGACACGACAGCGAATCCTTGACGCCGCGAAAAAGCTGTTCGCGCAAAAGGGGTATGAGCGCACCACGATTCAAGATATTCTCGACGAGCTCGAAGACCTCAGCAAAGGCGCTATCTACCATCATTTCAAAAACAAAGAAGCGATGCTGCATGCGCTGGTAGATTCCGACAACGAACGACTTCTTCCCCAGGCAAATCAAGAGGATGGCTCACGAAACGGATTGCAGAAACTACGCAATTCGCTCATGATGCAGATTACCGACACCGAACATATGACCCTCATGCGCGATGCGTTTCCCCTGCTGAACGACCCGAAAATCCTCGCCGAAAATCTTCGCATCTGGCGAACCGACAGCACCAAAATCGCGTACGACTTCATCCAGGAGGGGTTAAGGGACGGTTCAATCACAACCGAATACCCTCAAGAAGCCGCGGAACTTTTTTCACTGCTGTTCAATTACTGGCTAGCCCCAAACTTCTACCCCATCACTACCCTAAGTGAATTCAAGCATCGCATCCACGGTCTTGGATTGATTATGGACTCGCTCGGAGTTCCACTTATCGATCACGACAGTGATATGGAAGATCGGCTTGCGGAAGGCTTCTTCCTACTCGCCAGTAATCCGCAATAA
- the nrdH gene encoding glutaredoxin-like protein NrdH — MNITLYTKANCPQCTATKRQLDKRGLPYTTVDITANARISDRLRNEGWRQMPVIIADDESWSGYRPDKIHELEARCR, encoded by the coding sequence ATGAACATTACGTTATACACCAAAGCAAACTGCCCGCAATGCACGGCGACGAAACGCCAATTGGACAAACGAGGCCTTCCCTATACGACTGTCGACATTACGGCCAACGCACGTATTTCCGACAGATTGCGGAACGAAGGATGGCGGCAGATGCCAGTCATCATCGCAGACGACGAATCCTGGTCCGGGTATCGTCCCGACAAAATCCACGAGCTGGAGGCTCGCTGCCGGTGA
- the nrdI gene encoding class Ib ribonucleoside-diphosphate reductase assembly flavoprotein NrdI: protein MAADASHHRRRRILVRVSSRQNPRAGGSLPVSALVYFSSASGNTTRFVEGCRLDEFGIHTMRIPLRPDEPELHVDESYVLLTPTYGGGTIGKAVPVQVKRFLNDERNRSGIIGVIASGNTNFGEAYGIAGDIIAAKCRVPLLYRFELMGTSEDTATVREGLRRFFDEYTQQEQR, encoded by the coding sequence ATGGCGGCAGATGCCAGTCATCATCGCAGACGACGAATCCTGGTCCGGGTATCGTCCCGACAAAATCCACGAGCTGGAGGCTCGCTGCCGGTGAGCGCGTTGGTGTACTTCTCGTCGGCATCGGGCAATACGACACGCTTCGTCGAAGGATGCCGATTGGATGAATTCGGCATTCATACAATGCGCATACCGCTGCGGCCGGACGAGCCGGAGCTGCATGTGGATGAGTCCTACGTCTTGCTGACACCCACATACGGCGGAGGAACAATCGGCAAAGCAGTGCCCGTGCAAGTCAAACGATTCCTCAATGATGAACGCAACCGCAGTGGCATCATCGGCGTCATCGCATCGGGTAACACCAACTTCGGCGAAGCCTACGGCATCGCAGGCGACATCATCGCGGCTAAATGCCGCGTGCCGCTACTCTACCGGTTCGAACTGATGGGCACTTCAGAAGACACCGCGACCGTGCGCGAAGGACTGCGCAGATTTTTCGACGAATACACACAACAGGAACAACGATAA
- the nrdE gene encoding class 1b ribonucleoside-diphosphate reductase subunit alpha, giving the protein MPEDSTTPHAATDVIASYDRAHDWHSLNAMLNLYDKQGRIQFDKDIQAVREYVEKHVLPNTVRFNSTQDRLSRLIADGYYDESVFAQYDAEFLDRFYRNVDDCGFEFDTFLGAFKFHRSYALKTFDGKQYLENFPQRAAAVALALAAGDHAAAESYFEELISGRFQPATPTFLNLGKAQRGEAVSCFLVRIEDNMESISRGINAALQLSKRGGGVALLLSNLREAGAPIKRIKHQSSGVVPVMKLLEDSFSYANQLGARQGAGAVYLNAHHPDIMHFLDTKRENADEKIRIKSLALGVVIPDITFELAKRHEPMALFSPYDVERVMGRPFADVSISENYRNMVDDERIGKTYIDAREFFMTLAELQFESGYPYMVFEDTVNRANPIDGRIAMSNLCSEILQVQEPSTYHEDLSYNHVGRDVSCNLGSLNIAKAMDGDLGRTVERAIRALTSVSEHTDIACVPSIRRANDEGHAIGLGQMNLHGFLARESIMYGSPEALDFTDMYFMTVAYHAYRASHELAVERGTRFAGFERSAYAKPAGAGNYFDKYTNGERSLAPKTGKIASLFARRGIHIPNEDDWRRLRDDIIRDGIFNQYLQAVPPTGSISYINHSTSSIHPIASKIEIRKEGKIGRIYYPAPYMTNDNLQYFADAYEIGWKAIVDTYAEATRHVDQGLSLTLFFPDTATTRDLNKAQIYAWRKGIKTLYYIRIRQQALSGTEVQGCVSCML; this is encoded by the coding sequence ATGCCAGAAGATTCAACGACACCACACGCAGCAACCGACGTCATAGCCTCCTACGATCGCGCCCATGACTGGCACTCGCTCAACGCGATGCTGAATCTCTACGACAAGCAGGGGCGCATCCAATTTGATAAAGACATCCAAGCCGTACGCGAGTACGTCGAAAAGCACGTGCTGCCGAACACCGTCCGTTTCAACTCCACACAAGACAGACTCAGCCGGCTCATCGCAGACGGCTATTACGACGAATCCGTATTTGCCCAATATGATGCCGAATTCCTTGACAGGTTCTACCGCAACGTGGATGACTGCGGATTCGAATTCGATACATTCCTCGGAGCTTTCAAGTTTCACCGCTCATACGCATTGAAAACCTTTGACGGCAAACAGTACCTGGAGAACTTCCCGCAACGCGCGGCCGCCGTTGCGCTCGCGCTTGCCGCCGGCGACCATGCGGCCGCCGAATCGTATTTCGAAGAACTTATATCAGGACGTTTCCAACCGGCGACGCCCACTTTCCTCAACCTCGGCAAGGCGCAGCGCGGAGAGGCGGTCAGCTGTTTTCTCGTACGTATCGAAGACAACATGGAGTCCATATCGCGTGGCATCAACGCCGCATTGCAGTTGAGCAAACGAGGTGGAGGCGTCGCGCTGTTGCTTAGCAATCTGCGCGAGGCCGGCGCGCCCATCAAGCGCATCAAACACCAGTCCAGCGGCGTTGTGCCTGTGATGAAACTGCTTGAGGACTCTTTCAGCTACGCCAACCAGTTGGGCGCTAGACAGGGTGCCGGTGCGGTGTACCTCAACGCTCATCATCCGGACATCATGCATTTCCTCGATACCAAACGCGAGAACGCGGATGAGAAGATCCGTATCAAATCTTTGGCTCTTGGAGTAGTGATACCCGACATCACATTCGAGCTGGCGAAGAGACACGAACCTATGGCCCTGTTCAGCCCATATGACGTCGAACGCGTCATGGGCAGACCCTTCGCCGATGTCTCCATCAGCGAAAACTACCGGAATATGGTGGACGATGAACGCATCGGGAAAACCTACATCGACGCACGAGAGTTCTTCATGACTTTGGCCGAATTGCAATTCGAATCCGGATACCCGTACATGGTGTTCGAAGATACTGTGAACCGAGCCAACCCGATCGACGGACGAATCGCCATGAGCAACCTGTGCTCGGAGATCCTCCAAGTGCAGGAGCCAAGCACCTATCATGAGGATCTGTCCTACAATCACGTGGGACGTGACGTGTCCTGCAATCTTGGATCGCTCAACATCGCCAAAGCGATGGACGGTGATTTGGGACGAACCGTGGAACGTGCGATTCGCGCATTGACCTCGGTGTCGGAACATACGGACATCGCGTGTGTGCCATCCATCCGACGCGCCAACGACGAAGGTCATGCCATCGGCCTGGGACAGATGAACCTCCATGGATTCCTTGCCAGAGAATCGATCATGTACGGTTCACCGGAAGCCCTCGACTTCACCGACATGTACTTCATGACCGTTGCATACCATGCCTACCGTGCCTCGCATGAGCTCGCAGTCGAACGCGGAACACGGTTTGCAGGCTTCGAACGGTCCGCCTATGCGAAGCCTGCAGGCGCAGGCAACTATTTCGACAAATATACGAACGGCGAGCGCTCGCTGGCGCCGAAGACCGGGAAAATCGCGTCGCTGTTCGCACGGCGGGGCATCCATATCCCCAACGAGGATGATTGGCGTCGTCTGCGTGACGACATCATACGTGACGGTATCTTCAACCAATATCTACAGGCCGTGCCGCCCACCGGGTCAATTTCGTACATCAATCATTCCACGAGTTCCATCCATCCTATCGCCTCGAAGATTGAGATTCGCAAGGAAGGCAAGATTGGACGGATCTACTATCCAGCTCCGTATATGACCAACGACAATCTCCAGTATTTCGCGGATGCGTACGAAATCGGATGGAAGGCCATTGTTGATACGTATGCCGAGGCAACGCGGCATGTCGATCAAGGCCTGTCGTTGACCTTGTTCTTCCCCGATACGGCGACTACCCGAGATTTGAACAAGGCGCAGATTTATGCATGGCGCAAAGGCATCAAAACGCTGTATTACATCCGCATTCGTCAGCAGGCGTTGTCTGGCACCGAAGTACAAGGCTGCGTCAGTTGCATGTTGTGA
- the nrdF gene encoding class 1b ribonucleoside-diphosphate reductase subunit beta: protein MAPISVPRQRIKLIDRVSAINWNKLEDDKDLEVWDRLTGNFWLPEKVPVSNDLPVWRTMSEAEHTLTMRVFTGLTLLDTIQGTVGAVSLIPDALTPHEEAVYTNIAFMESVHAKSYSSIFSTLCSTRQIDEAFSWSEENEYLQRKARIVLDYYEGDSPLKRKVASTLLESFLFYSGFYLPMYFSAHAKLTNTADVIRLIIRDEAVHGYYIGYKYQKGLELVSEDKRGELRDYTYDLLNELYDNEVEYTRSLYEPVGLTQDVEKFLRYNGNKALMNLGYPALFPQEICDVNPSILAALSPNADENHDFFSGSGSSYVMGKSVETDDDDWDF, encoded by the coding sequence ATGGCGCCGATATCCGTACCTCGACAGAGGATTAAGCTCATTGACCGTGTGAGTGCCATCAACTGGAACAAACTTGAGGATGACAAGGACCTTGAGGTATGGGACAGGTTGACCGGCAATTTTTGGCTGCCGGAGAAAGTGCCCGTCTCCAATGATTTGCCCGTTTGGCGCACAATGAGCGAGGCCGAGCATACGTTGACCATGCGCGTGTTCACCGGTCTCACCTTGCTTGACACCATCCAGGGAACCGTTGGCGCGGTCAGCCTCATACCCGATGCGCTTACCCCGCATGAGGAAGCCGTCTATACGAACATCGCGTTCATGGAGTCAGTGCACGCCAAGAGCTATTCCTCGATTTTCTCCACCTTGTGTTCCACCCGACAGATCGACGAGGCGTTCTCTTGGAGTGAGGAGAACGAGTATCTGCAAAGGAAAGCGCGCATCGTGCTCGACTATTACGAGGGGGATAGTCCACTCAAGCGCAAAGTGGCCTCCACGCTGCTGGAATCGTTCCTGTTCTACTCAGGCTTCTATCTACCGATGTATTTCTCCGCGCATGCCAAACTCACCAACACCGCCGACGTGATCCGTCTTATTATCCGCGACGAAGCCGTGCATGGTTATTACATCGGATACAAATATCAAAAAGGGCTTGAGCTGGTCAGCGAGGACAAACGCGGCGAACTGCGCGACTACACCTACGACCTGCTCAACGAGTTGTATGACAACGAGGTGGAGTACACGCGCAGCCTCTACGAGCCTGTCGGATTGACGCAAGATGTCGAAAAGTTCCTGCGATACAACGGCAACAAGGCGTTGATGAATCTCGGATATCCAGCGCTTTTCCCACAAGAGATCTGCGACGTGAACCCGTCGATCCTTGCCGCGTTAAGTCCGAACGCCGATGAGAACCATGACTTCTTCTCCGGTTCGGGAAGCTCGTACGTAATGGGCAAATCAGTCGAGACCGACGACGATGACTGGGATTTCTGA